The region GGCCACAAAGATGCTTTGCGTAAAAACAAGTTCCTCATCATGGTAGCCAAGGGCGAAAAGCCGGTCGTGAACGGGTCTGGGTTGTCGGAGAACGCCTTTAGAAAGCCGACCTTGTTCTTTTGGCGGTATATCCTGATGATGAAGGCCTCTAACGAAGTGGCAACAGCCTTGTCGGCGTGAAGAACGAGCATGCCGGTGATGGTTTCCGGATTTAGGAGACCGGTCAACATATCGACGACCAAGATACGTGATGTGACGCTGAaaataccaccaccagcataCATCTTCTCTCGAGCACCCACGCTCGTGTAGTCGGTGTTGACCACGGCGAGGCCCCTGGCCTTGGGTGACATACTGATGGCGGCATGCTCGGCGAGCGCTTCACCGATCCAGGCATTTTCCCTGTCTTCGGCATTGACGATGACAATCAGGTTGTTTCCTGCAGCATCATAGGAGTGAAGGAGGTTCGTGATAAGGCGCATGAGACCGAGACCTCGGGCCAGAACCACCAGTTCATCTTCTTTGCGGAGCTCCTCAAACAGCTTCTGCTGGTATACCTAACACATGGAGACGGGAGTTAGCAAACAGCTGTGGATGCAACTCAAGAGAGACGCACTAAGGGCAGTGAGAGCTTCACAGGCTGCACAGGCTGGGGGGTGCTGGCAGAAGACATGCGGGGCGCCTTCACTGACTTGCTGTGTTCAGTCTGGAGTTCTTCTCACACCGCTTCAAACAACATCGTCGTGACCATGAGATGGCACCACAAGCTGAGGTGTCATGCATCCAGGCTGTGTGGATGAGAGGAATGGTGAGTTTTGATGTGGTTGGTAACACAAAGGCACGCACGTAACCCTGGACCGTTTGTTAGTACAGGAACCCCCGTATCGCTCAACTGGGCACTAACTCATTAGCGGACCGCGCCCCAAAGACACCCGCCAAAGGCCGCTCCAACCCGTGACCCTCGACGTCATTGTCCCCCAGCAAGATCCAAAGTGTGATGATACGTACCGGTTCAGGGAAATCTCCTTAAAAGGCAAAGCAAAGGCTCTCCTCCTTCTACTCGCAActctcctctttcttttcttcatcaAGTCACACAAAAACCTAACGATTCCACAAAAGATATCATTCTCAACCCTCAAAGAACCCCTCTGCCCCACCTACACACCCCCTGCAActgcaacatcaccaaccaactGCACGTCACCGCgccaaacaaacaaccaccatgTCTGAGTCCAACAAGAAGTTCTCCATCCAGCCCATCGATGAGCAGGAGCAAGATAAGGTAGGCAGACCGCGGTCTTCCACCATCTCGATATGGCATGGGACTGACCTGACACTGTGTGAAAAGGGCACCTTCCAGAAGCTCAGCGAGGAGACCAAGAAAGTCCTAGAAGCTCACTCGGCCAACCCTGGACCTGTCATCAGTGATAACTTCAATgctcaggaggaggggaccaaggaggagcgtCATGAGAAGGCAAAGGAC is a window of Podospora pseudopauciseta strain CBS 411.78 chromosome 1, whole genome shotgun sequence DNA encoding:
- a CDS encoding hypothetical protein (EggNog:ENOG503PXS0), producing the protein MSESNKKFSIQPIDEQEQDKGTFQKLSEETKKVLEAHSANPGPVISDNFNAQEEGTKEERHEKAKDLNN